Proteins co-encoded in one Fusarium musae strain F31 chromosome 3, whole genome shotgun sequence genomic window:
- a CDS encoding hypothetical protein (EggNog:ENOG41), which yields MSRNKDTVHADARRFLDERGSNVSVAPNGLNPATIMEKAVKDRIVDSYFYKEQCFALNEADIVDRVVEHVNFIGGTYGVTQKPSPFLCLAFKLLELSPSDAVLMEYLKYGGEAFKYLRALACFYFRLTRQAKDVYQMLEPFLEDRRKLRRRGRAGVVLTFMDEFVDELLTKERVCGTSLWKMPKREVLEDLEILEPRVSPLGDLEDLLEEEDEAEKENGTREESGEISDRDDMEVDRDEMRSHSRSRSRSRNRSQSDSRSRSP from the coding sequence ATGAGCAGAAACAAAGACACAGTTCACGCCGATGCGCGTCGCTTCCTCGATGAGCGTGGATCTAACGTATCGGTCGCGCCAAACGGCCTCAACCCTGCGACTATTATGGAAAAAGCCGTTAAGGATCGCATCGTCGACTCATACTTCTACAAAGAGCAATGCTTTGCGCTCAACGAAGCGGATATTGTAGATCGCGTCGTTGAGCATGTCAATTTCATTGGTGGAACGTACGGTGTCACACAAAAGCCCAGTCCATTCCTGTGCCTTGCCTTCAAGCTACTGGAGCTGTCGCCCAGCGATGCAGTGCTTATGGAATACCTGAAATATGGCGGTGaggcttttaaatacctGCGCGCGCTTGCGTGCTTCTACTTCCGACTCACAAGACAAGCGAAGGACGTGTACCAGATGCTGGAGCCGTTCCTCGAGGATAGGCGCAAACttcgacgaagaggaagggCGGGCGTGGTGTTGACATTCATGGACGAATTTGTGGATGAGCTTTTGACAAAGGAGCGAGTGTGCGGTACAAGTCTTTGGAAGATGCCAAAGCGAGAAGTTTTGGAAGATTTGGAAATTCTCGAGCCAAGGGTCAGTCCCCTGGGCGACCTTgaggatcttcttgaggaagaggacgaagcAGAGAAAGAAAATGGAACAAGAGAAGAATCTGGAGAGATCTCTGATAGAGATGATATGGAAGTTGATCgcgatgagatgagaagtCACAGTCGAAGCCGCAGTCGAAGTCGAAATCGAAGTCAAAGTGACAGCCGAAGTCGATCACCTTGA
- a CDS encoding hypothetical protein (BUSCO:EOG09262UAS~EggNog:ENOG41) translates to MSVPRLRQLAYKSASSHINNYNHFVGRTKLASTDPNADFLPFMCKEVKPFTLAIKDNIVTSDFPTQCASTILYSHSSPFEATVVHQLRKRGATVVGKTNMDEFGMGSHSTNSVNGAVRNPLAKDDEVSAGGSSGGSAVAVRLGDADIAIGTDTGGSIRLPAAYTGTVGYKPSYGMISRFGVVPYANSLDTVGFLSKDVKPIHNLIFETGMHNEQDSSDPTSLPAASRKRCSSTISSTLPELSRLNIGIPLEYNIDELDPSIRAAWVSAASALEAQGATLVPISLPSTKEALCAYYVLAPAEASSNLAKYDGVRYGKRGEGSDAVGETLYSNTRGEGFGEEVKRRILLGTYSLSSEAIDNYFIQAQKVRRMVQKDFDRVFRLDNPLYEPAQFDLSDMAEATGMEDKTGPVQVDFILSPTAPTFPPRLEDLKQQSSVDVYMNDVFTVPASLAGLPAVSVPAKVEGSQFPAGLQVIGQYWDDQRVLQLAEKLKSLVA, encoded by the coding sequence GCCGTTTACTCTGGCTATCAAGGATAATATCGTAACCTCTGACTTCCCCACACAATGCGCCTCAACCATTCTTTATTCTCACTCCTCACCCTTTGAAGCTACTGTGGTTCATCAACTGCGCAAACGCGGAGCAACAGTGGTTGGGAAAACCAACATGGATGAATTCGGTATGGGTTCACATTCAACAAACTCAGTGAATGGCGCAGTGAGGAATCCCCTAGCCAAGGATGACGAAGTGTCAGCGGGCGGAAGCTCAGGTGGAAGCGCCGTTGCAGTACGACTAGGAGATGCCGATATCGCCATAGGAACAGATACAGGTGGTTCAATTCGACTGCCCGCGGCATACACTGGGACAGTTGGCTACAAGCCTAGTTATGGCATGATTTCTCGGTTTGGCGTAGTTCCATACGCAAACTCTCTGGATACAGTCGGCTTCCTGTCCAAGGATGTCAAGCCGATACATAACCTCATCTTCGAGACTGGCATGCACAACGAACAAGACTCTTCGGATCCAACATCGCTGCCCGCCGCATCTCGAAAACGATGTTCTTCAACAATATCATCCACTCTTCCCGAGCTATCAAGACTAAATATCGGCATTCCCCTTGAATACAACATTGACGAACTTGACCCCTCTATCCGCGCCGCTTGGGTCTCAGCTGCCTCTGCTCTCGAGGCTCAGGGCGCAACTCTAGTTCCAATCTCTCTACCTTCCACAAAAGAAGCCCTATGTGCTTACTATGTCCTCGCTCCCGCGGAAGCATCATCGAATCTCGCCAAGTACGACGGTGTTCGCTACGGAAAGCGCGGTGAAGGTAGTGATGCAGTGGGTGAGACTCTCTACTCTAATACCCGTGGTGAGGGCTTCGGTGAAGAGGTCAAGCGACGAATTCTCCTTGGCACATACAGCCTCAGTTCTGAGGCAATAGACAATTACTTCATACAAGCCCAAAAGGTTCGGCGGATGGTGCAGAAGGATTTTGATCGCGTATTCCGACTTGACAACCCCCTTTATGAGCCTGCGCAGTTTGACTTGAGTGATATGGCTGAGGCCACCGGAATGGAGGACAAGACTGGCCCTGTTCAAGTGGACTTCATCCTCTCTCCTACAGCTCCAACATTTCCTCCAAGACTTGAAGATCTCAAGCAGCAGAGCAGTGTAGACGTTTACATGAACGACGTTTTCACGGTTCCAGCAAGTTTGGCAGGTTTACCAGCTGTGAGTGTCCCAGCCAAGGTGGAGGGAAGTCAGTTTCCAGCAGGATTGCAGGTCATCGGACAATACTGGGACGATCAGAGGGTGCTTCAACTGGCAGAAAAGTTAAAATCCCTGGTGGCATGA